Proteins encoded together in one Carya illinoinensis cultivar Pawnee chromosome 3, C.illinoinensisPawnee_v1, whole genome shotgun sequence window:
- the LOC122305438 gene encoding uncharacterized protein LOC122305438 has translation MSVEVLDAATVFNFVDDEEAFEISVCDRFAHLDTNHDGLLSYVEMLKELQCLRVFETHFGIDVKPDPDELARVYDSLFMQFDHDSNGTVDLVEFKEETKRMMLAVANGMGFLPVQMILEEDSFLKKAVDRESTRVAV, from the coding sequence ATGAGCGTAGAAGTTTTGGATGCTGCCACCGTCTTCAACTTCGTTGATGATGAAGAAGCATTCGAAATCTCGGTTTGTGACCGTTTTGCTCACCTTGACACTAACCATGATGGTCTTCTCTCCTATGTAGAGATGTTGAAGGAGCTTCAGTGTCTGAGGGTCTTTGAGACCCATTTCGGTATCGACGTGAAGCCAGATCCAGATGAGCTAGCTCGTGTCTATGATTCCCTATTCATGCAGTTCGATCATGACTCTAATGGGACGGTCGATCTGGTGGAGTTCAAGGAGGAAACCAAGAGAATGATGCTTGCTGTGGCCAACGGCATGGGGTTCTTGCCGGTTCAGATGATCCTGGAAGAGGACAGCTTCCTGAAGAAAGCTGTTGATCGAGAATCTACAAGGGTGGCGGTTTAA
- the LOC122305440 gene encoding uncharacterized protein LOC122305440, whose translation MSVEVLDAATIFNFVDDEEAFEISVCDRFAHLDTNHDGLLSYVEMLKELQCLRVFETHFGIDVKPDPDELARVYDSLFMQFDHDSNGTVDLVEFKVETKRMMLAVANGMGFLPVQMILEEDSFLKKAVDRESTRVAV comes from the coding sequence ATGAGCGTAGAAGTTTTGGATGCTGCCACCATCTTCAACTTCGTTGATGATGAAGAAGCATTCGAAATCTCGGTATGTGACCGTTTTGCTCACCTTGACACTAACCATGATGGTCTTCTCTCCTATGTAGAGATGTTGAAGGAGCTTCAGTGTCTGAGGGTCTTTGAGACCCATTTCGGCATCGACGTGAAGCCAGACCCAGATGAGCTAGCTCGTGTCTATGATTCCCTATTCATGCAGTTCGATCATGACTCTAATGGGACGGTCGATCTGGTGGAGTTCAAGGTGGAAACCAAGAGAATGATGCTTGCTGTGGCCAACGGCATGGGGTTCTTGCCGGTTCAGATGATCCTGGAAGAGGATAGCTTCCTGAAGAAAGCTGTTGATCGAGAATCCACAAGGGTGGCGGTTTAA